A region from the uncultured Draconibacterium sp. genome encodes:
- a CDS encoding thiamine-binding protein, which produces MNWRTNKINMAIQVLPEAEGKDKYALVDKAIEAIEKSGFRYKVCPFETVVECSYNEFPALMESIHQACAKAGAQKMLSNIKLQVNFETDVTIEDKMEKYS; this is translated from the coding sequence ATGAATTGGAGAACGAATAAAATAAATATGGCAATCCAGGTGTTGCCGGAAGCTGAAGGAAAGGATAAATATGCTTTGGTAGATAAAGCTATTGAAGCCATCGAAAAGAGCGGTTTTCGTTATAAAGTATGTCCTTTCGAAACGGTTGTGGAATGCTCTTATAATGAATTCCCAGCCCTGATGGAAAGTATCCACCAGGCATGTGCCAAAGCGGGTGCACAAAAGATGCTAAGCAATATAAAACTTCAGGTTAATTTTGAAACTGATGTAACTATCGAGGATAAAATGGAAAAATATTCTTGA